One Dunckerocampus dactyliophorus isolate RoL2022-P2 chromosome 15, RoL_Ddac_1.1, whole genome shotgun sequence genomic window, TCAACATTTGAcccttttcttgttacattgtgcttttttgttctttttccccatttttgtttaatttcatttctacagtgtgccgccggccaataaaaaagcaagcCGTGAGCCGCAAATGGACCCCATGGCCACATTATGGATGCTGCTGCTGTGCTGTATGCATCAGTCGAGAAtcagtgcgcacacacacacacacacacacacacatggacatGAACTACCCTAAATACCATAAGTACCATTAATAAATGACCGGCTGACTATATTAAAACCTGTAATGTACCTTTTTGGTTGAGAGAAAGGTACACCCAGTTACTCAGGAGTCTAGTAATTATTCCTATAGGACATATTAGTGTAGGAAGGGCGCCTACACACTTAGAAAAACTACTTAATTGTACCTTAAGGAGTTGCACGCTTTTCAGAATCTACCCATATACCCTTTATAAAAAGTATAAAGAGTGATATTAGAGTCAAGTAATTAGATGACAGACTGCTAATGCGCTATTTATAGCATTACATTTCACGTTCCCATGGATGATGTACACAAGCTTTGGCGATTCAATGGCACCATTTAACAGCTTTTTGATGCCTCACAGTCTTGCAGTCATGTAAATAGTGGTACTGTAACTCATTGCTCGTGTCATTCAACAGCAGTCAACATAAAAGCAATGATAGCATTGCATGTGAATGCCATCCCTCAAAAGCAAATTACAGCTAACCAGTCagaaaaaagaaactttttttagGCAAACATAAAGGGAGGATGTCTCATGCTTCATTTATACTTGTTTTAATTTGGTGCTTTCAGTCATTGTGGGGGAGAATGAGTCACAcgctttaaaaacacaacattatgCTTATGAGAACTTTGCatacgcgcgcacacacacacactgggggGCTTTCCACATGCATCATTTTGGGCCACTCAGCCACTGGAGGGGAAAGCTTGATAATGATTTTCTTGGGTGATAgggagtcttgatcatcacaattcTAGTTGTAAACACCGTCTCAGAATCGCCTACATGCTCTGTTCCACTCTCTATCTGCTTATTCAAAGGCCATGGGACATGAGCAATCGCTGTTATTTCTTGTTTGATCCAGCCTCTGGTCTTTGCATCGCTTGGTAAGACTGTCTGGAAGGAAACATGGGCTGAATCTTTGGAGGCTTTTTTTTAAGGATTGATTAGACTGATTGATTTCCTACAGGAGCCGACTCATGCCGGTGCGActgtgtttcatttatttttgtgccATGCTATCGCTCATAAATCACAGTCTTTCTATTTCTGAACATAACACAATCACATTGATCATGGTTAGGCGAGATGCTTCACCAGAGTGCACCTGCACAGTGTAAAAAGTCTGCCTTTTCAAAGATAGTTAACTGGAAGTAAGTGTATTATTATAGCATGCAGTGGCGTATCATTATCTACTGTACATTGCTTCCAACCAAAAATAAACAGTAAGAGTAGGTCTAGTAGTTTTAAGATGACAGGTGGTCTTGTATATTTCCAAGACAGAGAgtaacaaaaacaagttgataGTGACAGATTTAACACCTCAAGTAACGCTATTCTTCATGCAAGACAAAGTGTGGCTGTAATTGGTCGATAGAGGGCGCTAGTAAGCAAGAATACAAAGCACCGCTGGAATCCAGACAGCGTGGTGCAGAAGCTGAGACAGTCCCCCTTCTCTTatccccccgccccccatcTCTCTGCACCTCTGTCCCCTCTTCCCTCATTCTCATTAGCATCATGCACTGTTTCATTTCTTTGCAGATGCGACAATTCTCACTTGCTGATGTAAGAGCTGTTTCACGTGCAGTACACTGACACAGGTGGAGCATTATGCGTGCAATTTGTTTTCATGGGATCGCATCCATCACATCAGGTGCATGCAGACGAGTCGAAGCGCGGTCACAAGCGCGACCACACGCATAGTAGTAACCACAGGGAGACCGCAGCGATGCGCGTACTCTCAGCACGTCCCGTCGGCACCGTCCTGCAGGGTAGGGATTTTCATGCCGTCTGTTCATCGTAAAGACACATTTGCACTGCATCGTTAGTGAATATGACAATAGGCCACCTGTATGAGATTGAGAGGAGTCCCATCATAGCCGTCCTACACAAGGTCGGATAGCCCCCGGACCAAGACGCCTGACCCAAGTACACATTTACCGGGGAGGGGATGTTGATGGAGGAGCCAGGGAGAGAAACAGAGagtgagcgagagagagagagagcgagagagagagtagAATATCATTTGTGCGTCCCTCTGTCTGTGCTGCAGAGAGAGGCTGCCAACACACGCCTGCAGGTGAGGGGACAGGTTGCTGCATCCACTGAAGGATCCAACCAACCCTTTCTAAAAACTCCCCCCACATAAAGGATttactatttttaatgtttgctgcttttattttttcgCACAAAGATCGTTTAGTGGAGCTGCGTTGCACCAGGAAAGAGAACTAATGTGCGCGTTGCTCTCCAAAGTGATTTGCAGGACGAGAGCAGAAGAGACTCTCTTTCTTCCACATTGGAGTGTGTAACTTGCGTGGGCACATCACGGCAAAGAGGATATACTGGCAAAAACGGGGAAAGGAGGGCTTCTGCGGAGAGAGAAAACGTGAGTGACAAGAGACGATGTGGACTTCTTGTACTTTCTGCTGGCGCTTTTTACGCGCATGAAAATTATATTGTGGTGCACTttgagagattttttttttttacaagcaacACTGAGGCGTCATTTAAATTCATaagaggagagagagagtgggGGGGACTTGCTGCCATCCACTGCAGCAAGAGCGATGTAGAAGTCTCACACTTGACGCTCCTCTCCTCCTGAAAGCAGCATTTTATtccagcattttttaaatttattgttattattttcaaaTTATTGTTAGATTTTTGTGGACACTTTCAGAAGGGAACAATGAGGACTACTGGTGCAGTGGACTATTTGTACTATTGCATGCTCATTCTACAGTTCGTGCATCAGCCCGCTGCCAAGCAAGTGCTCCGGTACCGTTTAGCAGAGGAGGGACCCCCGGACGTGAGGGTGGGCAACGTGGCCGCAGACCTGGGCATCGTTGCCGGGTCCGGCGAGGTGACTTTCACGCTTGAGTCAGGCTCTGATTTTTTCAAAATAGACAACATCACAGGTGAGCTCACCACCAACGAGAGACGGATAGATCGTGAAAAACTACAACAGTGCCAAATGATATTTGATGAGAACGAGTGCTTTATAGATTTTGAGGTATCAGTGATCGGCCCAGCCCAGAGCTGGGTTGATCTCTTTGAGGGAAAAGTCATCATTCTAGATATAAATGATAACACTCCGTCTTTCCCTTCACCTGTCCTGACTCTATCTGTGGAGGAAAACAGACCCATTGGAACCCTTTATTTGCTGCCCACAGCCACAGACAGAGATTTTGGCAGGAATGGAATAGAGAGGTATGAGCTCATTCAGGACAACGGGGAGAACTCAAGGCGCTCCTCCGGGGATTCATACTCTGGGAAGAGGAGGTTTGAGGAGGGCGCAAGCAGGAGTAGTGTCTTTGAGCTGCAAGTTGCAGACACCACTGATGGAGAGAAGCAGCCACAGCTCATCATCAAGGGGGCGCTTGATCGGGAACAGAGAGACTCCTATGAGCTCACATTACGCGTGAGGGACGGAGGCGATCCTCCACGGTCCTCGCAGGCCATCCTGCGGGTGATGATCACTGATGTGAATGACAACAGTCCCCGGTTTGAGAAGAGCGTGTATGAGGCAGACCTACTGGAGAACAGTTCCCCTGGCACCCCCATCCTGCAGCTCAAGGCAGCCGACGCAGACGTGGGGGTAAATGGTCAAATAGAGTATGTGTTCGGGGCAGCCACAGAGTCTGTGAGGAGGCTGCTGCGGTTGGACGAGAGCACGGGGTGGCTAAGTGTATTGCACCGCATAGACAGGGAAGAAGTGAGCCAACTGAGGTTCACAGTAATGGCACGTGACCGAGGCCAACCTCCAAAAATGGACAAGGCCACAGTGGTGCTCAACATCAAGGATGAGAACGACAACGTCCCCGCAATTGAGATACGTAAAATTGGACGTATTTTTCTGAAAGATGGAGTTGCAAACGTGGCTGAGGATGTAGTGGTGGACACGCCCATCGCCCTGGTTCAGGTGTCAGATCGCGACCAGGGCGAGAACGGCATTGTGACCTGCACAGTGGTGGGCGACGTTCCCTTCCAGCTCAAGCCAGCGAGCGAGATGGAGGGCGAGCAGAACAAAAAGAAATATTTCCTTCATACATCAGCACCGTTGGACTATGAGGCCATGCAGGAATACAACGTGGTCATCGTGGCTGTGGACTCAGGAAGCCCTAGTCTGGCCAGTAATAACTCTCTGATGGTCAAAGTGGGGGACACAAATGACAACGCTCCCATCTTTAACCTCAATGTAGTAGAGGTGTCATTCCCAGAGAACAATGCTCCTGGTGAGAGGGTGACAACAGTGGCAGCCATTGATGCAGACAGTGCGAAGAACGCTGAAATATCCTATTCCCTCGACTCCTCTGTAAATGGGATTTTCTCTATTGATGCAGACAGTGGAGACATCCGAGTAAACACCATCCTGGATCGAGAGCAAACTGAGCGCTACGAATTTAAAGTGATAGCCAAAGATAAGGGCATAAACACCTTACAGGGTTCCGCAACAGTGGTCGTCCTTGTggcagacaaaaatgacaacgaGCCAAAGTTCATGCAAGATGTGTTTACCTTCTATGTCAAAGAGAACCTCGAGCCAAACAGCCCAGTAGGCATGGTTACAGTCATTGATGTAGATAAAGGCCAAAATGCACAAATGAGTCTTTTtattgaggaggaggaagacatcttttccattgaaaatgacacTGGGACTATTTTCTCAACATTGTCCTTTGACAGGGAGCAGAAAACCACATACACCTTCCGTGTGAAAGCAGTAGATGGAGGTGACCCGCCCAGGTCAGCTACTGCCACCGTGTCACTGTTTGTTATGGATGATAATGACAATGCACCGACTGTCACCTTCCCAATAAACAGCTCCTACACTCTTCTCCCGCCCTCCAGCAACATCAGAACAGTAGTGAGGACGGTTATAGCCACCGACACAGACACTGGCATCAACGCGGACCTCAACTACAGCATTATTGGTGGGAACCCCTTCAAGCTGTTTGAGATTGATGGGGGCACTGGTGTCATTTCACTGGTGGGGAAGCTGGAGCAGAAGCACTATGGACTGCACCGGCTAGTGGTCCAGGTGAATGACAGTGGGCAGCCTTCCCAGAGCACTACAACGCTTGTTCATGTCTATGTTAATGAGACTCTTTCCAATTCCACTGTGGTCGAGGCGCAGGTGGCAAAGAGCCTGAGCACGTCTCTCAATACAAACATCGCCGGTGACCCCAATTACGACCTCAGCAAACAGCGTCTGAGCATTGTCATTGGAGTCGTTTCAGGAATCATGACAGTCATCCTCATTATCCTGGTGGTTGTCATGGCCCGCTACTGTCGGCCCAAGAACAAGAATGGCTATGAGGCCGGCAAGAAGGACCACGAAGATTTCTTCACGCCGCAGCAGCACGACAAGTCCAAGAAGCCCaagaaagacaagaagaagCAGAAGTCCAAGCAGCCGCTCTACAGCAGCATCGTTACAGTGGAGGCCTCTAAGCCCAATGGTCAGCGCTACGATGGCGTCAACGAGAAGCTGTCAGACAGCCCCGGCATGGGCCGCTACCGCTCGGTCAATGGAGGGCCTGGCAGCCCTGATCTGGCTCGACACTACAAGTCCAGCTCACCGCTCCCCACCGTGCAGCTTCACCCGCAGTCCCCAACGGCTGGCAAAAAGCACCAGGCGGTTCAGGACCTGCCCCCAGCCAATACATTTGTTGGCACCGGAGATAACATTTCGCTGGGATCGGACCACTGCTCCGACTACAGCAGTCAGACCATCAACAAGTACAACAAACAGGTAAGAAAAAGTGTCTccatgttctttttattttcccACCACCACTCTTAAATGTATTCTGTTTCCTTCTCTTAGTGTTTTGTCTAGCCTAATGCGTTCTGACAGGGCTAGTCTCAGTAGTCGTGTTGCCTTTATGGTGCTAATGTGTGTCAAGTTAGCAGTATTGATCTGTTTTGGTTTGGAGTGCCATTCACATGTAATATTGAAAGGGAGTGTAATGGTTTAGATTAGTTCATTGAGGAGGTTTTTTTACCACTCGCCCCAACACCAAACTTTTTTTAGCCACTGCTAATGTGTGTCAGAGTGTTGTAGACAGTTCGCATAAGGCTTTGGTTTGCGGTTAATTTATCCCAGAGGCGGAGGATGGTGGGGGCCATGCCCTCCACTCGGAAAAGGCTGCCTTTTCGTCTTGGgagaagggagaaaacaaaaggGGAGACAGGTAGATGAACAGTCATGCTTTGTTAGGATTGTACCATCTTAAGTGGGAACATGTGGCCACCGGGTCATGCTAGCATTCCTTTCCACTCCATGGTCTGTTTCAATTCACGGACCTGGCACTGAGATTagatttttcatattttctttgACGTCACCTCCCATATCGTGTCTTACTTTCTGCCATTCGcttatctttctttcttctctCTGCCCTCCAGCAAGTCTTAGCTCCCTTCTGTATTGGCGAGGCAGAAGAACATAGAGGCTTGAAGAGCGATGGTGCAGCATCCTTAAAAGAATGCTTCGTTCATGTTTGATTGAACTGAGAAGAATTACaaacacagctgtaatttttttgcTGTTATGTGACATACCTTCTCTCCCCACCATGCACCATGCACCTACCCGGCTCATCCACCCTTTTCATTATGCTTTctctaaaaacataaaaaaacatatacagttatatataaatataaaactataagaatatatatatatatatactgtatatatacagtatatatatgcatGTAACCAGCTTTCCCTCGCTCCTGCCGCTGCCTCTCATCCCAATACTTCAGTGTCTCACACGCGGCTTCTAATATGGTCTATTTGCCGTGCTACTCCCCAGAGGATGAGGAGCGCTGTTGCTTTTGGATGTCTCCTGCATAATTAAAAGGGTACTCCATTCGCCACATGTATTGTGTGTCACTGTGCTCACCACTTAtatagttatttatttaacctGCGCATTAACGCTGTTGTATGTTTTATGCACACACCAATACTGAGCTTCATCAGCCCTGGCCATATTGTGCATGCAGTGTTTACCTGCCTGTTATCTTGATACAGTCATGATTTTAAAGTTGAAAGAGAGCGTTTAGTCACTCTTGACGTCACGTTATCACGATTAGAATAGAGAGTTGCAGGTGTGCTGTTAATTGTGGCTGAAGTTGGTCCTTGTATGGGTTCAGGTTCTCTGTGGGAAGAGCGAGAGACGAGCACAAGAAAGACGGCCCTGTTAGCGCCACAGAGAAAGACCACTACTGTTCCCACAAGG contains:
- the pcdh7b gene encoding protocadherin-7b isoform X4 is translated as MRTTGAVDYLYYCMLILQFVHQPAAKQVLRYRLAEEGPPDVRVGNVAADLGIVAGSGEVTFTLESGSDFFKIDNITGELTTNERRIDREKLQQCQMIFDENECFIDFEVSVIGPAQSWVDLFEGKVIILDINDNTPSFPSPVLTLSVEENRPIGTLYLLPTATDRDFGRNGIERYELIQDNGENSRRSSGDSYSGKRRFEEGASRSSVFELQVADTTDGEKQPQLIIKGALDREQRDSYELTLRVRDGGDPPRSSQAILRVMITDVNDNSPRFEKSVYEADLLENSSPGTPILQLKAADADVGVNGQIEYVFGAATESVRRLLRLDESTGWLSVLHRIDREEVSQLRFTVMARDRGQPPKMDKATVVLNIKDENDNVPAIEIRKIGRIFLKDGVANVAEDVVVDTPIALVQVSDRDQGENGIVTCTVVGDVPFQLKPASEMEGEQNKKKYFLHTSAPLDYEAMQEYNVVIVAVDSGSPSLASNNSLMVKVGDTNDNAPIFNLNVVEVSFPENNAPGERVTTVAAIDADSAKNAEISYSLDSSVNGIFSIDADSGDIRVNTILDREQTERYEFKVIAKDKGINTLQGSATVVVLVADKNDNEPKFMQDVFTFYVKENLEPNSPVGMVTVIDVDKGQNAQMSLFIEEEEDIFSIENDTGTIFSTLSFDREQKTTYTFRVKAVDGGDPPRSATATVSLFVMDDNDNAPTVTFPINSSYTLLPPSSNIRTVVRTVIATDTDTGINADLNYSIIGGNPFKLFEIDGGTGVISLVGKLEQKHYGLHRLVVQVNDSGQPSQSTTTLVHVYVNETLSNSTVVEAQVAKSLSTSLNTNIAGDPNYDLSKQRLSIVIGVVSGIMTVILIILVVVMARYCRPKNKNGYEAGKKDHEDFFTPQQHDKSKKPKKDKKKQKSKQPLYSSIVTVEASKPNGQRYDGVNEKLSDSPGMGRYRSVNGGPGSPDLARHYKSSSPLPTVQLHPQSPTAGKKHQAVQDLPPANTFVGTGDNISLGSDHCSDYSSQTINKYNKQPFRRVTFSVVSQPQDPHQQGSLQSCYDSGLDESETPSSKSSSGPRLGALPLPEDSYERTTPDGSVGEAEHMENGEKEH